The Methanoplanus sp. FWC-SCC4 genome has a window encoding:
- the cas4 gene encoding CRISPR-associated protein Cas4 produces the protein MTGKSYADDELLSLSGIQHFYFCKRQWALIHVERQWEDNLRTTEGHFLHERVDDPFFFESRGDVFISRAFPLVSHSLGLFGIADVVEYIRTKDGISVPGYEGLWTMRPVEYKRGKPKTDERDEVQLCAQAMCLEEMFGVRIESADFYYHEIRRRVHLNLDDSLWSLVSSLADEMHEIFDKGVTPPAEKSKKCSACSLENVCMPKITIKKTSVAGYVKRHVDDACKGD, from the coding sequence ATGACCGGAAAAAGCTATGCCGATGACGAGCTTTTGTCGTTGTCAGGCATACAGCATTTTTATTTTTGCAAACGGCAGTGGGCCTTAATTCATGTTGAGCGCCAGTGGGAGGATAATCTGAGGACAACAGAGGGTCATTTCCTGCATGAGCGTGTCGATGATCCCTTCTTTTTTGAGAGCAGGGGTGATGTTTTCATATCAAGGGCTTTTCCTCTGGTATCACATAGTCTTGGCCTTTTCGGGATTGCGGATGTTGTTGAGTATATCCGAACAAAGGACGGTATTTCAGTCCCCGGGTATGAAGGGCTCTGGACGATGAGGCCTGTTGAATACAAGCGGGGGAAACCAAAAACCGACGAGCGTGACGAGGTTCAGCTTTGTGCACAGGCAATGTGCCTTGAGGAGATGTTCGGAGTCAGGATAGAATCGGCTGACTTCTATTATCATGAGATCAGAAGAAGGGTTCATCTGAATCTGGATGATTCCCTTTGGAGTCTTGTTTCATCCCTTGCAGATGAGATGCATGAGATTTTTGATAAGGGGGTTACGCCGCCTGCGGAGAAGTCAAAAAAATGCAGCGCCTGCTCTCTTGAAAATGTGTGCATGCCGAAAATTACAATTAAGAAAACATCTGTTGCAGGTTATGTCAAAAGGCATGTGGATGATGCCTGCAAGGGTGATTAG
- the cas1c gene encoding type I-C CRISPR-associated endonuclease Cas1c → MRKLLNTLYVTTPESYLLKDGENVVVRVDGEDRFRIPVHNLEGIVCFGYMGASPQLMRLCTDNNVGLSFLSPSGRFQARVSGKVKGNVHLRRTQYRIADDIGDSLNIAKCFMKGKVVNCRTVLGRGVRDHGDVIDCDKVRYADSLIIGNLLKVDDCINPDALRGIEGNCAKFYFSALDELILKQKDDFFISERNRRPPLDNMNALLSFLYTLLAHDVESALESVGLDPYVGFFHTDRPGRASLALDMMEELRPFLADRLALSMVNLRQISGNDFLKKENGGVIMTDDGKKEVLGAWQKRKQDKIVHPYLKEKISVGLVPYVQAMLMARFLRGDIDGYPPFFMN, encoded by the coding sequence ATGAGGAAACTACTGAATACGCTTTATGTGACCACACCTGAGTCTTATCTTTTAAAGGACGGGGAAAACGTGGTTGTAAGGGTTGATGGTGAGGACAGGTTCAGGATTCCTGTTCATAATCTTGAGGGGATTGTCTGTTTTGGGTATATGGGTGCAAGTCCGCAGCTGATGCGGCTTTGTACTGATAATAATGTCGGGCTGTCTTTTTTGTCTCCGTCCGGCAGGTTTCAGGCAAGAGTCAGTGGGAAGGTTAAGGGGAATGTACATTTGAGGCGGACCCAGTACCGGATAGCTGATGATATTGGTGATTCCCTGAATATTGCAAAGTGTTTTATGAAGGGCAAGGTTGTCAATTGCAGGACTGTTCTTGGGCGTGGCGTTCGCGATCACGGTGATGTTATTGACTGTGACAAAGTCAGGTATGCCGACAGTCTTATTATCGGGAATCTTTTGAAGGTTGATGACTGCATCAATCCTGATGCCCTCCGGGGGATTGAGGGAAACTGTGCAAAATTTTATTTTTCAGCTCTTGATGAGCTTATTTTAAAGCAGAAGGATGATTTTTTTATCAGTGAACGCAACAGGAGACCTCCTCTGGATAATATGAATGCTCTGCTTTCTTTTTTGTATACTCTTCTTGCACATGATGTTGAGTCTGCTCTTGAGAGTGTGGGCCTTGATCCTTATGTCGGGTTTTTCCATACCGACAGGCCTGGAAGGGCGAGTCTTGCACTTGATATGATGGAGGAGTTAAGGCCGTTTCTGGCTGACAGGCTTGCTTTAAGTATGGTAAATCTGAGGCAGATTAGCGGTAATGATTTTCTAAAGAAGGAGAACGGCGGCGTTATTATGACAGATGACGGGAAAAAGGAGGTTCTTGGTGCATGGCAGAAGAGGAAGCAGGATAAAATTGTCCATCCGTATTTAAAGGAGAAGATCTCTGTCGGTCTTGTTCCTTATGTTCAGGCGATGCTGATGGCCCGTTTTTTGCGTGGGGATATTGACGGTTATCCGCCATTTTTCATGAACTGA
- the cas7c gene encoding type I-C CRISPR-associated protein Cas7/Csd2 → MSEIIKNRYEFVLLFDVENGNPNGDPDMGNMPRIDPQTGCGIVTDVCLKRKIRDYVDLVREDVPGYEIYVKSGAVLNQQHQKAYDNLGIKKDSKKPKDSDLTKFMCQNFFDIRAFGAVMTTEVNCGQVRGPVQINFSRSLDPVFQQEITVTRCAVTKDKDAEKGQTMGKKQIIPYGLYRAEGYISANLARKTTGFTEDDLELLWDSLVNMFEHDHSAARGKMSARKLIVFKHESELGCCQSHVLFDKVKVERVSGDLPPRSFGDYDVTVLKDEIPSGVTLIEKL, encoded by the coding sequence ATGAGTGAAATTATTAAGAATCGTTATGAGTTTGTATTGTTGTTTGATGTTGAGAACGGAAACCCCAACGGTGATCCCGATATGGGCAATATGCCAAGAATTGATCCGCAGACAGGCTGTGGTATTGTTACCGATGTCTGCCTTAAAAGAAAGATTAGGGATTATGTTGATCTTGTAAGAGAGGATGTTCCCGGCTATGAAATTTATGTGAAGTCAGGTGCTGTTCTAAATCAGCAGCACCAGAAAGCGTATGATAATCTCGGCATTAAAAAGGATTCAAAGAAGCCAAAAGATAGTGATCTTACGAAGTTTATGTGCCAGAATTTCTTTGATATCCGTGCATTCGGGGCTGTTATGACAACAGAGGTCAACTGCGGTCAGGTAAGAGGGCCTGTTCAGATCAATTTTTCAAGAAGCCTTGATCCCGTTTTTCAGCAGGAGATAACGGTTACCCGTTGTGCTGTTACAAAGGACAAGGATGCCGAGAAAGGTCAGACGATGGGAAAGAAGCAGATTATACCATACGGTCTTTACCGTGCCGAGGGTTATATTTCTGCAAATCTTGCCAGAAAGACAACCGGATTTACAGAGGATGATCTTGAGCTTTTGTGGGACAGTCTTGTAAATATGTTTGAGCATGACCACTCGGCTGCAAGGGGAAAGATGTCTGCAAGGAAACTGATAGTCTTTAAGCATGAGAGTGAACTTGGATGCTGTCAGTCGCATGTTCTCTTTGACAAGGTAAAAGTTGAGCGTGTTTCAGGCGATCTTCCGCCACGCTCGTTTGGTGACTATGATGTCACTGTTTTAAAGGATGAGATTCCTTCCGGGGTTACTCTGATTGAAAAATTATGA